One genomic window of Anthonomus grandis grandis chromosome 3, icAntGran1.3, whole genome shotgun sequence includes the following:
- the LOC126734215 gene encoding uncharacterized protein LOC126734215, whose amino-acid sequence MIQNKNNGLLFFIALASYGVSKISAELNEDIIRKLRENNSTKLSRIRRYLVFPESSSFLVIFDLTYPALAIQGNAFMFGHTAALSWELPSTPIFLNKTFLSKEKITTTTESHLEHIDYQPTGWNVPLVWNYPDSETMYDSQWQNNYDFRHTYKDPSLNKMYNPSNFWRRASYSKNPLNPKYPRKIVRTVAHHIQRRSRRELYKRIEKLLSALSKDGKQCVLKAICQVYQLPKKKGSMWQEILKAIFRAKHQEYPDEDIYDRATNKNHNCDQLYPNCDGHVLSNLFKNKL is encoded by the exons TAAACGAAGATATAATACGTAAGCTAAGAGAGAATAATAGCACTAAATTATCGAGAATTCGAAGATATTTAGTTTTCCCAGAGAGCAGTTCGTTTTTAGTAA tTTTCGATCTGACCTATCCGGCTTTGGCTATTCAGGGGAACGCCTTTATGTTTGGACATACAGCAGCATTGTCATGGGAGTTACCTTCTACaccaatatttctaaataaaacattCCTCAGTAAGGAGAAAATCACAACTACTACAGAGTCACACTTGGAGCATATTGATTACCAACCTACAG gCTGGAATGTCCCATTAGTTTGGAACTATCCCGATTCGGAAACCATGTATGACTCACAATGGCAAAACAATTATGACTTTAGGCACACTTATAAAGATCCATCTctcaataaaatgtataatcCCTCAAACTTTTGGCGACGAGCAAGTTATTCTAA aaatcCCTTGAATCCCAAATATCCTCGTAAAATCGTTAGAACTGTGGCACATCACATACAAAGGAGAAGCAGACGGGAGTTGTACAAAAGGATAGAGAAGTTACTCTCAGC GTTAAGCAAAGATGGAAAGCAGTGTGTGTTAAAAGCCATATGTCAAGTGTATCAACTACCAAAGAAAAAAGGAAGTATGTGGCAGGagattttaaaagcaatttttag agcTAAACATCAAGAATACCCGGACGAAGATATCTATGATAGGGCAACTAATAAAAACCACAACTGTGACCAACTATATCCAAACTGCGATGGACatgttttaagtaatttatttaaaaataaactgtaa
- the LOC126734267 gene encoding uncharacterized protein LOC126734267: MKIHGNVTYYIFFALEIVYFYSVQVVGNLQDDIAARLKEGNQTGLSRKRRYLAFPEGSSFQVVLVFDLAYPTLDGIGFYVFGNTAGLAWELPSAQFFIDEKLKKKGKKKPEPEPQPEHPVVEYIEHPEEIQHFSDWQPPLKWTEQNPERIDYQSPSGWINRFPVSSYTSPFNSRVNQVGGYFNPSIKNRINYINPYESNPKDYWGKKSFQNQRRTAQFREFRPYQYANSDLDFDTHYHNNLHRRSRRDLYGKLEHLFSSLIEDGKSCILKLICQTNKIPKGKGTLIDEFLKTLFKVKPDGFTDDEDHYDQAANLRHDCDNMYPTCEGNVATKLLNVALNK; the protein is encoded by the exons atgaaaATTCACGGAAACGTgacatattacattttttttgcccTAGAAATcgtatatttttattctgtgcAAGTTGTTGGAAATTTGCAAGATGATATTGCCGCACGACTGAAAGAAGGAAATCAAACCGGCTTATCAAGAAAAAGGCGATATTTGGCTTTCCCAGAAGGTAGCTCATTTCAAGTGG ttttaGTCTTTGACTTAGCATATCCAACTTTGGATGGAATCGGATTTTACGTATTTGGTAATACAGCTGGTTTAGCTTGGGAACTGCCTTCTGCACAATTTTTCATCgatgagaaattaaaaaagaaaggaaaaaaaaaacctgaacCAGAACCACAGCCTGAACACCCCGTCGTTGAATATATCGAACATCCTGAggaaattcaacatttttctg ATTGGCAGCCGCCTTTAAAATGGACCGAGCAGAATCCTGAGAGAATCGATTATCAGAGTCCCTCTGGATGGATAAACAGATTTCCAGTAAGCTCATATACCAGTCCCTTTAATTCGCGTGTTAACCAAGTTGGAGGCTATTTTAATCCCTCAATAAAAAATcgaataaattatataaatccaTATGAAAGTAACCCAAAGGATTATTGGGGTAAAAAAAGTTTCCAAAACCAAAG aagaactgCGCAATTTAGAGAGTTCCGGCCCTACCAATATGCAAATTCTGATTTAGATTTTGATACTCACTATCACAATAATCTTCATCGAAGATCGAGAAGGGATTTATATGGAAAActtgaacatttattttcatC ATTAATTGAAGATGGAAAATCATGTATTTTAAAGCTAATATGCCAAACCAATAAAATACCTAAAGGCAAAGGGACACTAATTGATGAGTTTCTCAAGACTTTGTTCAA GGTAAAGCCAGATGGTTTTACAGATGACGAAGATCATTACGACCAGGCAGCCAATTTGCGACACGACTGTGATAACATGTATCCAACATGTGAAGGTAACGTGGCCACAAAGTTATTAAATGTAgccctaaataaataa
- the LOC126734266 gene encoding uncharacterized protein LOC126734266, whose amino-acid sequence MKAYYQLPDNSSYYNMPSLATLDAHRKKRSTSRWLAYDFLEQILKRNNYPDGKACLLKSICEVASIKLEERAGLLAEIVHTILTPSSTKDDIRDHSDNEYHAAEKLGQEDGKCGQLFPECPIDPIGQYSKLMTVGKYFV is encoded by the exons ATGAAGGCTTACTATCAACTACCAGATAATAGTTCTTACTATAACATGCCCAGTTTGGCTACTTTGGATGCACATAGAAAAAAACGATCTACATCCAGGTGGTTGGCTTATGATTTTTTAGAGCAAATTCTCAAAag aaataattatcCAGATGGTAAAGCTTGCCTACTAAAATCAATTTGTGAAGTAGCATCAATAAAGCTAGAAGAAAGAGCAGGTTTATTAGCTGAAATTGTACATACTATTTTAAC gccATCTTCTACCAAAGACGATATAAGAGATCACAGTGACAATGAATATCATGCTGCTGAAAAATTAGGGCAAGAGGATGGGAAGTGCGGTCAGCTCTTTCCAGAATGTCCCATAGATCCTATTGGGCAGTATTCAAAATTAATGACCGTTGGCAAATAttttgtgtaa